From Anopheles darlingi chromosome 2, idAnoDarlMG_H_01, whole genome shotgun sequence, the proteins below share one genomic window:
- the LOC125949122 gene encoding uncharacterized protein LOC125949122 isoform X1, which translates to MYELDDISSGFHDILLNKYNMSNTPMSDLYITDSMQDMLDIDIKSEVATVVGGPNEFVSLMRFAELPPLDLDSNSVDGDSFFRSGLMATPPSDMYADMGTCANPNYVMPVSASSISLSSASDDGSLLSSSSMNALVAAQSLLKSPKQTQTINLNMAARDTERDLTLPSPKERKSHLTFSPSTVKVPMMLMQESKRVSNQTQITRLNATNGASGDCGDDSQMMMVPNRMPSPADSVRKDLSMQMMLKEEKIIVRTGMPTIKPEYQQQNGNGGGEKRHSSSSSNASNNGVTGLGVGLGKGNTIKLAAGIGGLTFGNSVQFKNLKNVQKISALGTVGALKRSGSPQMHGNRNGTASPKMFNQSLSAAQHQGAAGKPMSGAVVSNGMSSPNSPMVTTKTKHKGSHAMGIESEFPKPAYSYSCLIAMALKNSRSGSLPVSEIYSFMCLHFPYFKTAPSGWKNSVRHNLSLNKCFEKIEKPATNGGQRKGCLWAMNPAKINKMDDEVQKWSRKDPLAIRRAMVHPEHLESLERGEMKHGSVNHDDLDPEEDLESDGGPSDLDAEEEADEDVADPEDEEPEEEEADEEDDEEEDDDVVEIMPPPQPIIDVDAESFIINTPESLIDGDEETGESIDFDLEVPDFYDNINVDSKDGSLAVELTPQDLLTLEDEDESLYINQSQQQQTQQPQIVHRLHQQRPIIRQTQIISQNHRHQQQQQQQQKEQQPAKRARLDVNYRISPNLKPIVNGNGGMVSVLSNRQPMTMAMAASPQSGSPVTLQSTVTSKGITIINSNGTINSMAGSGTTTFSFQQQGFQRSAQVQLTAQQHQQLLQQQKQQQQQQSQSNHRRKMPMVTRLA; encoded by the exons ATGTACGAACTCGACGACATCAGCAGCGGATTCCACGACATTCTGTTGAACAAATACAAC ATGTCAAACACACCGATGTCAGACCTTTACATCACCGATTCGATGCAGGACAtgctcgacatcgacatcaaaTCGGAGGTGGCGACGGTTGTCGGTGGACCGAATGAGTTCGTTTCACTGATGCGCTTCGCCGAGCTGCCACCGCTCGATCTCGACTCCAACTCGGTCGACGGAGACAGCTTCTTCAGGAGTGGCCTCATGGCGACACCACCCAGCGATATGTACGCTGATATGGGAACCTGCGCGAACCCCAACTACGTGATGCCCGTCTCTGCGTCCAGCATCTCACTGTCATCCGCCTCTGACGATGGTTCGCTGTTGAGTTCCTCCTCGATGAACGCTCTAGTGGCCGCCCAGTCTCTGCTGAAGTCGCcgaaacaaacgcaaaccatCAATCTCAACATGGCCGCCCGGGACACGGAACGCGATTTGACGCTACCCAGTCCGAAGGAACGCAAGAGCCATCTGACCTTCTCGCCCAGCACGGTCAaggtgccgatgatgctgatgcaggAGTCAAAAAGGGTGTCCAATCAAACGCAAATCACCCGACTAAACGCTACTAATGGCGCTAGTGGCGATTGTGGTGACGAcagccagatgatgatggtaccgaACCGGATGCCTTCCCCGGCGGACAGTGTGCGTAAGGATCTATcgatgcagatgatgctgaaggaggaaaagatCATCGTGCGTACTGGTATGCCCACGATCAAGCCAGAATATCAACAACAGAACGGCAATGGTGGCGGCGAAAAGAGACACAGTTCATCCTCCAGTAACGCGTCCAACAATGGTGTGACGGGATTGGGTGTGGGATTAGGCAAGGGAAACACGATCAAACTGGCAGCAGGCATCGGTGGGCTCACGTTCGGTAACAGCGTGCAGTTCAAGAACCTAAAGAATGTTCAAAAGATCTCCGCACTGGGCACGGTCGGAGCACTGAAACGGTCGGGCAGCCCACAGATGCATGGTAATCGTAATGGCACCGCCAGTCCGAAGATGTTCAACCAAAGCTTATCCGCCGCGCAGCATCAAGGAGCAGCCGGTAAGCCAATGTCCGGCGCTGTTGTGAGCAACGGAATGTCTTCACCCAACTCGCCAATGGTAACAACAAAGACGAAGCACAAGGGATCGCATGCAATGGGGATCGAAAGCGAGTTCCCCAAACCGGCCTATTCCTACTCCTGCCTGATAGCGATGGCGCTGAAGAACTCCCGGTCCGGTTCGCTGCCCGTGTCAGAGATCTACAGCTTCATGTGTTTGCACTTCCCGTACTTCAAGACGGCACCGAGCGGATGGAAGAACTCGGTACGCCATAACCTATCGCTGAACAAGTGTTTCGAGAAGATCGAGAAGCCGGCTACGAACGGTGGCCAACGGAAGGGTTGCCTTTGGGCAATGAATCCGGCCAAGATCAACAAGATGGACGACGAGGTACAGAAGTGGTCACGCAAGGATCCACTCGCTATTCGTCGGGCGATGGTGCACCCGGAACATCTGGAATCGCTCGAGCGGGGTGAAATGAAGCACGGTTCGGTAAACCACGATGATCTGGATCCCGAGGAAGATCTCGAGAGCGATGGAGGTCCGTCCGATTTGGATGCCGAGGAGGAGGCCGATGAAGACGTGGCTGATCCCGAGGACGAGGAgcctgaggaggaggaagcggacgaggaagacgacgaagaagaggatgatgatgtggtggaGATCATGCCACCACCGCAGCCCATCATTGATGTCGATGCGGAaagcttcatcatcaacacaccCGAATCATTGATCGATGGTGACGAAGAGACGGGCGAATCAATCGATTTTGACCTCGAG GTTCCGGATTTCTACGATAACATTAACGTTGACTCAAAGGACGGTTCCCTCGCGGTAGAGCTGACACCACAGGACCTGCTCACActggaagacgaagacgaatcgCTCTACATCAACCaatcacagcagcaacaaacacagCAACCACAGATTGTACACAGGTTGCATCAACAACGTCCGATCATACGTCAAACGCAAATCATCTCCCAGAACcaccgacaccagcagcagcaacagcaacaacagaaagagCAGCAACCTGCGAAGCGAGCACGCCTTGACGTCAATTATAGGATTTCACCCAACCTCAAACCAATTGTCAATGGAAACGGTGGTATGGTGAGCGTACTATCGAACCGGCAACCAATGACGATGGCCATGGCGGCATCTCCACAATCGGGTTCCCCGGTAACGCTTCAAAGCACGGTTACCAGTAAAGgcatcacgatcatcaacagcaacggcaccaTCAATAGTATGGCCGGCTCCGGTACTACTACCTTCAGCTTTCAGCAGCAGGGATTCCAGCGGTCAGCGCAGGTGCAGCTCACAgcgcagcaacatcagcaattgctacagcaacagaagcaacaacagcagcaacagtcacaAAGTAACCATCGCCGGAAAATGCCCATGGTAACACGCTTAGCTTAA
- the LOC125949122 gene encoding uncharacterized protein LOC125949122 isoform X2 — MSNTPMSDLYITDSMQDMLDIDIKSEVATVVGGPNEFVSLMRFAELPPLDLDSNSVDGDSFFRSGLMATPPSDMYADMGTCANPNYVMPVSASSISLSSASDDGSLLSSSSMNALVAAQSLLKSPKQTQTINLNMAARDTERDLTLPSPKERKSHLTFSPSTVKVPMMLMQESKRVSNQTQITRLNATNGASGDCGDDSQMMMVPNRMPSPADSVRKDLSMQMMLKEEKIIVRTGMPTIKPEYQQQNGNGGGEKRHSSSSSNASNNGVTGLGVGLGKGNTIKLAAGIGGLTFGNSVQFKNLKNVQKISALGTVGALKRSGSPQMHGNRNGTASPKMFNQSLSAAQHQGAAGKPMSGAVVSNGMSSPNSPMVTTKTKHKGSHAMGIESEFPKPAYSYSCLIAMALKNSRSGSLPVSEIYSFMCLHFPYFKTAPSGWKNSVRHNLSLNKCFEKIEKPATNGGQRKGCLWAMNPAKINKMDDEVQKWSRKDPLAIRRAMVHPEHLESLERGEMKHGSVNHDDLDPEEDLESDGGPSDLDAEEEADEDVADPEDEEPEEEEADEEDDEEEDDDVVEIMPPPQPIIDVDAESFIINTPESLIDGDEETGESIDFDLEVPDFYDNINVDSKDGSLAVELTPQDLLTLEDEDESLYINQSQQQQTQQPQIVHRLHQQRPIIRQTQIISQNHRHQQQQQQQQKEQQPAKRARLDVNYRISPNLKPIVNGNGGMVSVLSNRQPMTMAMAASPQSGSPVTLQSTVTSKGITIINSNGTINSMAGSGTTTFSFQQQGFQRSAQVQLTAQQHQQLLQQQKQQQQQQSQSNHRRKMPMVTRLA; from the exons ATGTCAAACACACCGATGTCAGACCTTTACATCACCGATTCGATGCAGGACAtgctcgacatcgacatcaaaTCGGAGGTGGCGACGGTTGTCGGTGGACCGAATGAGTTCGTTTCACTGATGCGCTTCGCCGAGCTGCCACCGCTCGATCTCGACTCCAACTCGGTCGACGGAGACAGCTTCTTCAGGAGTGGCCTCATGGCGACACCACCCAGCGATATGTACGCTGATATGGGAACCTGCGCGAACCCCAACTACGTGATGCCCGTCTCTGCGTCCAGCATCTCACTGTCATCCGCCTCTGACGATGGTTCGCTGTTGAGTTCCTCCTCGATGAACGCTCTAGTGGCCGCCCAGTCTCTGCTGAAGTCGCcgaaacaaacgcaaaccatCAATCTCAACATGGCCGCCCGGGACACGGAACGCGATTTGACGCTACCCAGTCCGAAGGAACGCAAGAGCCATCTGACCTTCTCGCCCAGCACGGTCAaggtgccgatgatgctgatgcaggAGTCAAAAAGGGTGTCCAATCAAACGCAAATCACCCGACTAAACGCTACTAATGGCGCTAGTGGCGATTGTGGTGACGAcagccagatgatgatggtaccgaACCGGATGCCTTCCCCGGCGGACAGTGTGCGTAAGGATCTATcgatgcagatgatgctgaaggaggaaaagatCATCGTGCGTACTGGTATGCCCACGATCAAGCCAGAATATCAACAACAGAACGGCAATGGTGGCGGCGAAAAGAGACACAGTTCATCCTCCAGTAACGCGTCCAACAATGGTGTGACGGGATTGGGTGTGGGATTAGGCAAGGGAAACACGATCAAACTGGCAGCAGGCATCGGTGGGCTCACGTTCGGTAACAGCGTGCAGTTCAAGAACCTAAAGAATGTTCAAAAGATCTCCGCACTGGGCACGGTCGGAGCACTGAAACGGTCGGGCAGCCCACAGATGCATGGTAATCGTAATGGCACCGCCAGTCCGAAGATGTTCAACCAAAGCTTATCCGCCGCGCAGCATCAAGGAGCAGCCGGTAAGCCAATGTCCGGCGCTGTTGTGAGCAACGGAATGTCTTCACCCAACTCGCCAATGGTAACAACAAAGACGAAGCACAAGGGATCGCATGCAATGGGGATCGAAAGCGAGTTCCCCAAACCGGCCTATTCCTACTCCTGCCTGATAGCGATGGCGCTGAAGAACTCCCGGTCCGGTTCGCTGCCCGTGTCAGAGATCTACAGCTTCATGTGTTTGCACTTCCCGTACTTCAAGACGGCACCGAGCGGATGGAAGAACTCGGTACGCCATAACCTATCGCTGAACAAGTGTTTCGAGAAGATCGAGAAGCCGGCTACGAACGGTGGCCAACGGAAGGGTTGCCTTTGGGCAATGAATCCGGCCAAGATCAACAAGATGGACGACGAGGTACAGAAGTGGTCACGCAAGGATCCACTCGCTATTCGTCGGGCGATGGTGCACCCGGAACATCTGGAATCGCTCGAGCGGGGTGAAATGAAGCACGGTTCGGTAAACCACGATGATCTGGATCCCGAGGAAGATCTCGAGAGCGATGGAGGTCCGTCCGATTTGGATGCCGAGGAGGAGGCCGATGAAGACGTGGCTGATCCCGAGGACGAGGAgcctgaggaggaggaagcggacgaggaagacgacgaagaagaggatgatgatgtggtggaGATCATGCCACCACCGCAGCCCATCATTGATGTCGATGCGGAaagcttcatcatcaacacaccCGAATCATTGATCGATGGTGACGAAGAGACGGGCGAATCAATCGATTTTGACCTCGAG GTTCCGGATTTCTACGATAACATTAACGTTGACTCAAAGGACGGTTCCCTCGCGGTAGAGCTGACACCACAGGACCTGCTCACActggaagacgaagacgaatcgCTCTACATCAACCaatcacagcagcaacaaacacagCAACCACAGATTGTACACAGGTTGCATCAACAACGTCCGATCATACGTCAAACGCAAATCATCTCCCAGAACcaccgacaccagcagcagcaacagcaacaacagaaagagCAGCAACCTGCGAAGCGAGCACGCCTTGACGTCAATTATAGGATTTCACCCAACCTCAAACCAATTGTCAATGGAAACGGTGGTATGGTGAGCGTACTATCGAACCGGCAACCAATGACGATGGCCATGGCGGCATCTCCACAATCGGGTTCCCCGGTAACGCTTCAAAGCACGGTTACCAGTAAAGgcatcacgatcatcaacagcaacggcaccaTCAATAGTATGGCCGGCTCCGGTACTACTACCTTCAGCTTTCAGCAGCAGGGATTCCAGCGGTCAGCGCAGGTGCAGCTCACAgcgcagcaacatcagcaattgctacagcaacagaagcaacaacagcagcaacagtcacaAAGTAACCATCGCCGGAAAATGCCCATGGTAACACGCTTAGCTTAA